The Pleomorphomonas sp. T1.2MG-36 DNA segment GTCACGTTGGCTTCCATCGTCGAGAAGGAAACGGGCAAGGCCGATGAGCGCCCCCACGTCGCCTCGGTCTTCCTCAACCGACTCGGCCGCAACATGCGCCTGCAATCCGATCCGACGATCATCTATGGCCTGGTCGGTGGCGCCGGCACGCTCGGCCGTCCGATCAGCCGCGCCGACATCGACAAGCCGACCCCCTACAACACCTATCACGTCAACGGCCTGCCGCCCGGACCGATCGCCAACCCGGGCCGCGCCGCTCTTGAGGCGGTCGCCAATCCGTCCAACACCAAGGATCTCTATTTCGTTGCCGACGGCACCGGCGGACACATCTTCGCCGCCAGTCTTGCCGAGCACAACCGCAACGTCGTCAAGTGGCGCAAGCTTGAGCGGGCGAAGGCCGCCGCGGGCAAGGCGGACGTGGACACCAAGGACCCGGACGCCATCGACCTTCCGCCAGACGCCGACGGCGATGCCCCCGACGCCAAAGCCGCCGCCGACCCCAACGACCTGCTGGATGGCGCCAAGCCGCGCGATCCGTCCCAGCCGGTGTTGCCGCAGCCCAAGCCGGAGTGAGGCGCGGCAGCCAAGCTCTGGCTCCCTCGCGTCAGCTATAGAGATCGGTTCGGACGGCCTGATCGTAGTGCGCGTCGATCGCCTCTGCGACCCCGGCGTCCTGTTGGGTCATGGCGGCCAGAATTTGCCCTGGGGTCGAAAGGCTCCTGCGATCGATCAAGGATCGCCGGAGCCCAGCGTCGCGCCCGATTGACTGCCTTTCCGCAGTGATGCAACACCTCGCCCACCGTCACGACGATGGCCGTCTTGGCAACCTTGGCACCCTCCGCCAAACTCTCGCAAATCTCCGGATCCGTGGTGACGCGGCCATGTCCGCTGATCCGCAAGACATCGAGGCCGGGAACAGGAACAGCATGCCGAGCCGGTCGTCCTGCGTGCGAGCCCTCGAAACGCTGGCCGAAGGGCAAGCCGTGACCGTCGTGGCGCTCGATCTCGGCTACGACAGCGTCAGCGCCTTCATCGCCCTGTTCAAGCGCACGCTGGGCGTCACGCCATCGGCCTACTTTCAGCGCACCTGACCCAACGCGGAGCCCGACCCTCAGCGCGCGCCAAGGCCGGCCCGCATCAGAATCCGCCGAAAAGGTCCTACCTCCCGCGCCAGCAGCAATCC contains these protein-coding regions:
- a CDS encoding helix-turn-helix domain-containing protein translates to MSADPQDIEAGNRNSMPSRSSCVRALETLAEGQAVTVVALDLGYDSVSAFIALFKRTLGVTPSAYFQRT